The following coding sequences lie in one Takifugu rubripes chromosome 8, fTakRub1.2, whole genome shotgun sequence genomic window:
- the LOC101079216 gene encoding R3H domain-containing protein 1 isoform X7 has product MRMSDPVDTEMMKVCEAADDKVSSPKHNVATKSEVTDPSQSSNDVHGSSSSSSSSSSSSSSSKRDVQPVKYSKSNTRLKLVRSLAVCEESFPCLMPESSAAPQDVFPLQPFEKDDQPVPDQSEKDDACDKLEKIEKTPRKMLSRDSSQDYTDSTGIDLHEFLVNTLKGNPRDRTMLLKLEQEILDFISNNETQKRKFPPMTSYHRMLLHRVAAYFGMDHNVDPSGKSVVINKTTNTRIPDQKFSEHIKDDRSDEFQKRYILKRDNSSFDREDSMIRMRLKADKRSKSMEEREEEYQRARERIFAHDGDHFMLDRSARDEDACMSTKERRQMFRLRASRSGASRQSSSETETLPRHGDPRPWSSTDSSDSSNQLALRPAITKASSFSSISPCLVRGDSTASSKSTGRLSKTGSESCSSVGSSSSSLSRPQLALPVSGSSWSNISSAHLIHPAADTRGSAPPEMIKSVPSQPPSAADTTNYFVLPLDASGIPPGSILVSPHTGKPFIHPDGSSVVYGPATVAPAAARNLQPGKNPQQPIPALTQQQPSHHFHSQPDALNTQFSHMTLGQQQPTESVTPAPDTRHYPTIYHHSPSSMVLQGAAPPPHQQQVAGYLVAGPPGGHQGALQGQPVTLQSPGPNHVYPSSTPGPASFQGSTINQQLLQQHTYIQQPIQQMSTCYCSSAHHPHCPSQQQQQQQHYRPPVNSLSYNCPQNQNLSHHQVHQAVMPNPGSSYQTIVGMQPTPNLTVTGNQQSNMGNQMQGMMVQYPPVQSYQQVSVPQQTYQQPVLVSCQPGQGAVAVAGVQPCYGLLPSNQHTTMSSTVSFLPAQMMEFPQAMSPCVSHQHPSQQYAGLLPPTPNSGMVMLQMTASPCQQPRAPSPSQRKQPNHKHPGSDLQRTRRPVEFPPPSDITQSSLPMSPALTPFPGQPPSIKGLAPGFSIPIMAHHHHSPLPTAFYHSGQGEAHYSLLGQPLQYKPSIRPPLIHTAHVVAKHQGPLAVWHSGQGRKANRKPLSSDLSVAVSSQTLEVTDPL; this is encoded by the exons CCTGTGAAGTACTCCAAG TCCAATACCAGGCTAAAGCTCGTACGGAGCCTGGCTGTGTGTGAAGAGTCCTTTCCTTGTCTCATGCCTGAGTCTTCAGCAGCACCTCAG GATGTATTCCCCCTTCAACCCTTTGAAAAGGACGATCAACCAGTGCCGGACCAGTCAGAGAAAGATGATGCCTGTGATAAGCTGGAAAAAATTGAAAAAACGCCAAGAAAAATGCTGTCAAGAG ATTCAAGTCAAGACTACACAGATTCAACTGGCATCGATCTCCACGAGTTCCTCGTTAACACATTAAAAGGCAACCCCAG ggaCCGAACCATGCTGCTGAAGTTGGAGCAGGAGATCTTGGATTTCATCAGCAATAATGA GACCCAGAAGAGAAAGTTCCCACCTATGACATCTTATCACAGGATGCTGTTACATCGAGTTGCAGCCTACTTTGGAATGGATCACAATGTGGACCCTAGTGGGAAATCAGTGGTGATCAACAAAACCACCAACACTAGAAT CCCCGATCAGAAATTCTCCGAGCACATCAAGGACGACAGGTCGGACGAATTTCAGAAACGCTACATTCTGAAACGAGACAACTCCAGCTTTGATCGTGAAGACAGCATg ATCCGAATGCGTTTGAAAGCTGACAAGAGAAGCAAATCgatggaagagagggaggaggagtaCCAGAGAGCCAGAGAAAGGATATTTGCACATGAT GGAGATCACTTCATGCTTGATAGAAG cgccCGAGATGAAGACGCATGCATGAGCACCAAAGAGAGGCGACAAATGTTCAG GTTGAGGGCTAGCCGGTCGGGTGCCAGCCGGCAGAGCAGCTCTGAGACGGAAACGCTGCCACGGCACGGAGATCCTCGTCCGTGGAGCAGCACCGACAGCTCAGACAGCTCTAACCAGCTCGCCCTGCGGCCTGCCATCACTAAggccagcagcttcagcagcatttcCCCCTGTCTAGTCCGGGGGGACAGCACGGCCAGCAGCAAGAGCACAGGGAGGCTCTCCAAGACAG gatCTGAATCATGCAGTAGCGTTGGCTCATCATCCAGCTCACTATCCCGTCCCCAGCTGGCTCTCCCAGTGTCAGGCTCATCCTGGTCCAACATATCTAGCGCACACTTAATCCATCCGGCTGCAGACACAAGGGGTTCTGCGCCCCCCGAGATGATCAAGAGTGTTCCCTCACAGCCACCAtctgctgcagacacaacaaACTATTTTGTGTTGCCACTGGACGCCTCAGGGATACCGCCCGGCAGCATTCTGGTCAGCCCACACACAG GCAAGCCTTTTATTCATCCTGATGGCAGCTCTGTAGTTTACGGCCCGGCCACCGTCGCTCCCGCTGCTGCTAGGAACCTACAGCCGGGTAAAAACCCCCAGCAGCCAATCCCTGCCCTAACACAGCAACAGCCATCCCATCACTTTCACTCACAG CCTGATGCCCTCAACACCCAGTTTAGTCACATGACtctggggcagcagcagccaactGAGAGTGTAACCCCTGCTCCCGACACCCGCCACTATCCCACTATTTACCATCACTCCCCTTCCTCCATGGTGCTGCagggagctgctcctcctccacatcaaCAGCAGGTGGCAGGCTATTTGGTGGCAGGGccaccaggaggacaccaaggTGCCCTGCAGGGTCAGCCTGTCACACTCCAGTCCCCAGGCCCAAATCATGTCTATCCTAGCTCCACCCCCGGCCCTGCTTCTTTTCAAGGGTCGACAATAAACCAACAGCTGCTACAGCAACATACTTACATCCAACAGCCCATCCAACAG ATGTCCACATGTTACTGCTCCTCCGCACACCACCCCCACTGccccagccagcagcagcagcagcagcagcattacagACCCCCCGTGAACTCTTTGTCCTATAACTGTCCTCAGAACCAAAACCTGTCCCACCATCAAG TCCACCAAGCTGTGATGCCAAACCCAGGATCCAGCTACCAGACCATTGTAGGCATGCAGCCAACCCCCAACCTCACTGTCACCGGCAACCAGCAAAGCAATATGGGCAACCAGATGCAAGGCATGATGGTCCAGTACCCGCCAGTGCAGTCCTATCAG CAGGTTTCTGTACCACAACAGACGTACCAGCAGCCAGTCTTGGTGTCCTGTCAGCCAGGACAGGGAGCAGTGGCTGTTGCTGGGGTGCAGCCCTGCTATGGTCTTCTTCCCTCCAACCAGCACACCACCATGAG TTCTACAGTAAGTTTCCTGCCAGCCCAAATGATGGAGTTTCCTCAAGCCATGTCTCCTTGTGTTTCCCATCAGCACCCAAGCCAGCAGTATGCAG ggttgttaCCCCCCACTCCCAATAGTGGGATGGTGATGCTACAAATGACAGCATCCCCCTGTCAGCAGCCGCGAGCCCCCTCCCCTAGTCAGCGAAAACAACCCAACCACAAACACCCAGGCAGCGATCTCCAGCGCACCCGCAGACCTGTCGAGTTCCCCCCGCCTTCAGACATCACCCAG AGCAGCTTGCCTATGTCTCCGGCACTCACCCCTTTTCCAGGCCAGCCACCCAGCATCAAGGGCCTGGCACCGGGCTTCTCCATCCCCATCATGGCCCATCACCACCACTCACCTCTACCAACAGCCTTCTACCACAGTGGACAAG GTGAAGCCCATTACTCTCTCCTGGGTCAACCTCTGCAGTACAAACCTTCCATCAGACCTCCATTGATCCACACTGCTCATGTGGTGGCCAAGCACCAG GGTCCTCTGGCGGTTTGGCACAGTGGTCAGGGAAGGAAGGCTAACAGAAAACCTCTTTCCTCAGATCTCAGCGTAG CAGTAAGCAGTCAGACCCTGGAAGTGACAGATCCTCTATAA
- the LOC101079216 gene encoding R3H domain-containing protein 1 isoform X5 → MRMSDPVDTEMMKVCEAADDKVSSPKHNVATKSEVTDPSQSSNDVHGSSSSSSSSSSSSSSSKRDVQPVKYSKDVFPLQPFEKDDQPVPDQSEKDDACDKLEKIEKTPRKMLSRDSSQDYTDSTGIDLHEFLVNTLKGNPRDRTMLLKLEQEILDFISNNETQKRKFPPMTSYHRMLLHRVAAYFGMDHNVDPSGKSVVINKTTNTRIPDQKFSEHIKDDRSDEFQKRYILKRDNSSFDREDSMIRMRLKADKRSKSMEEREEEYQRARERIFAHDGDHFMLDRSARDEDACMSTKERRQMFRLRASRSGASRQSSSETETLPRHGDPRPWSSTDSSDSSNQLALRPAITKASSFSSISPCLVRGDSTASSKSTGRLSKTGSESCSSVGSSSSSLSRPQLALPVSGSSWSNISSAHLIHPAADTRGSAPPEMIKSVPSQPPSAADTTNYFVLPLDASGIPPGSILVSPHTGKPFIHPDGSSVVYGPATVAPAAARNLQPGKNPQQPIPALTQQQPSHHFHSQPICPPLQLSSEPVHNKMVSCPLPPPFPPSQFLPIYPNQQYTVPDALNTQFSHMTLGQQQPTESVTPAPDTRHYPTIYHHSPSSMVLQGAAPPPHQQQVAGYLVAGPPGGHQGALQGQPVTLQSPGPNHVYPSSTPGPASFQGSTINQQLLQQHTYIQQPIQQMSTCYCSSAHHPHCPSQQQQQQQHYRPPVNSLSYNCPQNQNLSHHQVHQAVMPNPGSSYQTIVGMQPTPNLTVTGNQQSNMGNQMQGMMVQYPPVQSYQQVSVPQQTYQQPVLVSCQPGQGAVAVAGVQPCYGLLPSNQHTTMSSTVSFLPAQMMEFPQAMSPCVSHQHPSQQYAGLLPPTPNSGMVMLQMTASPCQQPRAPSPSQRKQPNHKHPGSDLQRTRRPVEFPPPSDITQSSLPMSPALTPFPGQPPSIKGLAPGFSIPIMAHHHHSPLPTAFYHSGQGEAHYSLLGQPLQYKPSIRPPLIHTAHVVAKHQGPLAVWHSGQGRKANRKPLSSDLSVAVSSQTLEVTDPL, encoded by the exons CCTGTGAAGTACTCCAAG GATGTATTCCCCCTTCAACCCTTTGAAAAGGACGATCAACCAGTGCCGGACCAGTCAGAGAAAGATGATGCCTGTGATAAGCTGGAAAAAATTGAAAAAACGCCAAGAAAAATGCTGTCAAGAG ATTCAAGTCAAGACTACACAGATTCAACTGGCATCGATCTCCACGAGTTCCTCGTTAACACATTAAAAGGCAACCCCAG ggaCCGAACCATGCTGCTGAAGTTGGAGCAGGAGATCTTGGATTTCATCAGCAATAATGA GACCCAGAAGAGAAAGTTCCCACCTATGACATCTTATCACAGGATGCTGTTACATCGAGTTGCAGCCTACTTTGGAATGGATCACAATGTGGACCCTAGTGGGAAATCAGTGGTGATCAACAAAACCACCAACACTAGAAT CCCCGATCAGAAATTCTCCGAGCACATCAAGGACGACAGGTCGGACGAATTTCAGAAACGCTACATTCTGAAACGAGACAACTCCAGCTTTGATCGTGAAGACAGCATg ATCCGAATGCGTTTGAAAGCTGACAAGAGAAGCAAATCgatggaagagagggaggaggagtaCCAGAGAGCCAGAGAAAGGATATTTGCACATGAT GGAGATCACTTCATGCTTGATAGAAG cgccCGAGATGAAGACGCATGCATGAGCACCAAAGAGAGGCGACAAATGTTCAG GTTGAGGGCTAGCCGGTCGGGTGCCAGCCGGCAGAGCAGCTCTGAGACGGAAACGCTGCCACGGCACGGAGATCCTCGTCCGTGGAGCAGCACCGACAGCTCAGACAGCTCTAACCAGCTCGCCCTGCGGCCTGCCATCACTAAggccagcagcttcagcagcatttcCCCCTGTCTAGTCCGGGGGGACAGCACGGCCAGCAGCAAGAGCACAGGGAGGCTCTCCAAGACAG gatCTGAATCATGCAGTAGCGTTGGCTCATCATCCAGCTCACTATCCCGTCCCCAGCTGGCTCTCCCAGTGTCAGGCTCATCCTGGTCCAACATATCTAGCGCACACTTAATCCATCCGGCTGCAGACACAAGGGGTTCTGCGCCCCCCGAGATGATCAAGAGTGTTCCCTCACAGCCACCAtctgctgcagacacaacaaACTATTTTGTGTTGCCACTGGACGCCTCAGGGATACCGCCCGGCAGCATTCTGGTCAGCCCACACACAG GCAAGCCTTTTATTCATCCTGATGGCAGCTCTGTAGTTTACGGCCCGGCCACCGTCGCTCCCGCTGCTGCTAGGAACCTACAGCCGGGTAAAAACCCCCAGCAGCCAATCCCTGCCCTAACACAGCAACAGCCATCCCATCACTTTCACTCACAG ccaatctgtcctcctctccagtTGTCCTCTGAGCCTGTCCACAACAAAATggtctcctgtcctcttcctcccccttttcctccttctcaGTTCCTGCCTATCTATCCTAACCAACAGTACACTGTG CCTGATGCCCTCAACACCCAGTTTAGTCACATGACtctggggcagcagcagccaactGAGAGTGTAACCCCTGCTCCCGACACCCGCCACTATCCCACTATTTACCATCACTCCCCTTCCTCCATGGTGCTGCagggagctgctcctcctccacatcaaCAGCAGGTGGCAGGCTATTTGGTGGCAGGGccaccaggaggacaccaaggTGCCCTGCAGGGTCAGCCTGTCACACTCCAGTCCCCAGGCCCAAATCATGTCTATCCTAGCTCCACCCCCGGCCCTGCTTCTTTTCAAGGGTCGACAATAAACCAACAGCTGCTACAGCAACATACTTACATCCAACAGCCCATCCAACAG ATGTCCACATGTTACTGCTCCTCCGCACACCACCCCCACTGccccagccagcagcagcagcagcagcagcattacagACCCCCCGTGAACTCTTTGTCCTATAACTGTCCTCAGAACCAAAACCTGTCCCACCATCAAG TCCACCAAGCTGTGATGCCAAACCCAGGATCCAGCTACCAGACCATTGTAGGCATGCAGCCAACCCCCAACCTCACTGTCACCGGCAACCAGCAAAGCAATATGGGCAACCAGATGCAAGGCATGATGGTCCAGTACCCGCCAGTGCAGTCCTATCAG CAGGTTTCTGTACCACAACAGACGTACCAGCAGCCAGTCTTGGTGTCCTGTCAGCCAGGACAGGGAGCAGTGGCTGTTGCTGGGGTGCAGCCCTGCTATGGTCTTCTTCCCTCCAACCAGCACACCACCATGAG TTCTACAGTAAGTTTCCTGCCAGCCCAAATGATGGAGTTTCCTCAAGCCATGTCTCCTTGTGTTTCCCATCAGCACCCAAGCCAGCAGTATGCAG ggttgttaCCCCCCACTCCCAATAGTGGGATGGTGATGCTACAAATGACAGCATCCCCCTGTCAGCAGCCGCGAGCCCCCTCCCCTAGTCAGCGAAAACAACCCAACCACAAACACCCAGGCAGCGATCTCCAGCGCACCCGCAGACCTGTCGAGTTCCCCCCGCCTTCAGACATCACCCAG AGCAGCTTGCCTATGTCTCCGGCACTCACCCCTTTTCCAGGCCAGCCACCCAGCATCAAGGGCCTGGCACCGGGCTTCTCCATCCCCATCATGGCCCATCACCACCACTCACCTCTACCAACAGCCTTCTACCACAGTGGACAAG GTGAAGCCCATTACTCTCTCCTGGGTCAACCTCTGCAGTACAAACCTTCCATCAGACCTCCATTGATCCACACTGCTCATGTGGTGGCCAAGCACCAG GGTCCTCTGGCGGTTTGGCACAGTGGTCAGGGAAGGAAGGCTAACAGAAAACCTCTTTCCTCAGATCTCAGCGTAG CAGTAAGCAGTCAGACCCTGGAAGTGACAGATCCTCTATAA
- the LOC101079216 gene encoding R3H domain-containing protein 1 isoform X1 — protein sequence MRMSDPVDTEMMKVCEAADDKVSSPKHNVATKSEVTDPSQSSNDVHGSSSSSSSSSSSSSSSKRDVQPVKYSKSNTRLKLVRSLAVCEESFPCLMPESSAAPQDVFPLQPFEKDDQPVPDQSEKDDACDKLEKIEKTPRKMLSRDSSQDYTDSTGIDLHEFLVNTLKGNPRDRTMLLKLEQEILDFISNNETQKRKFPPMTSYHRMLLHRVAAYFGMDHNVDPSGKSVVINKTTNTRIPDQKFSEHIKDDRSDEFQKRYILKRDNSSFDREDSMIRMRLKADKRSKSMEEREEEYQRARERIFAHDGDHFMLDRSARDEDACMSTKERRQMFRLRASRSGASRQSSSETETLPRHGDPRPWSSTDSSDSSNQLALRPAITKASSFSSISPCLVRGDSTASSKSTGRLSKTGSESCSSVGSSSSSLSRPQLALPVSGSSWSNISSAHLIHPAADTRGSAPPEMIKSVPSQPPSAADTTNYFVLPLDASGIPPGSILVSPHTGKPFIHPDGSSVVYGPATVAPAAARNLQPGKNPQQPIPALTQQQPSHHFHSQPICPPLQLSSEPVHNKMVSCPLPPPFPPSQFLPIYPNQQYTVPDALNTQFSHMTLGQQQPTESVTPAPDTRHYPTIYHHSPSSMVLQGAAPPPHQQQVAGYLVAGPPGGHQGALQGQPVTLQSPGPNHVYPSSTPGPASFQGSTINQQLLQQHTYIQQPIQQMSTCYCSSAHHPHCPSQQQQQQQHYRPPVNSLSYNCPQNQNLSHHQVHQAVMPNPGSSYQTIVGMQPTPNLTVTGNQQSNMGNQMQGMMVQYPPVQSYQQVSVPQQTYQQPVLVSCQPGQGAVAVAGVQPCYGLLPSNQHTTMSSTVSFLPAQMMEFPQAMSPCVSHQHPSQQYAGLLPPTPNSGMVMLQMTASPCQQPRAPSPSQRKQPNHKHPGSDLQRTRRPVEFPPPSDITQSSLPMSPALTPFPGQPPSIKGLAPGFSIPIMAHHHHSPLPTAFYHSGQGEAHYSLLGQPLQYKPSIRPPLIHTAHVVAKHQGPLAVWHSGQGRKANRKPLSSDLSVAVSSQTLEVTDPL from the exons CCTGTGAAGTACTCCAAG TCCAATACCAGGCTAAAGCTCGTACGGAGCCTGGCTGTGTGTGAAGAGTCCTTTCCTTGTCTCATGCCTGAGTCTTCAGCAGCACCTCAG GATGTATTCCCCCTTCAACCCTTTGAAAAGGACGATCAACCAGTGCCGGACCAGTCAGAGAAAGATGATGCCTGTGATAAGCTGGAAAAAATTGAAAAAACGCCAAGAAAAATGCTGTCAAGAG ATTCAAGTCAAGACTACACAGATTCAACTGGCATCGATCTCCACGAGTTCCTCGTTAACACATTAAAAGGCAACCCCAG ggaCCGAACCATGCTGCTGAAGTTGGAGCAGGAGATCTTGGATTTCATCAGCAATAATGA GACCCAGAAGAGAAAGTTCCCACCTATGACATCTTATCACAGGATGCTGTTACATCGAGTTGCAGCCTACTTTGGAATGGATCACAATGTGGACCCTAGTGGGAAATCAGTGGTGATCAACAAAACCACCAACACTAGAAT CCCCGATCAGAAATTCTCCGAGCACATCAAGGACGACAGGTCGGACGAATTTCAGAAACGCTACATTCTGAAACGAGACAACTCCAGCTTTGATCGTGAAGACAGCATg ATCCGAATGCGTTTGAAAGCTGACAAGAGAAGCAAATCgatggaagagagggaggaggagtaCCAGAGAGCCAGAGAAAGGATATTTGCACATGAT GGAGATCACTTCATGCTTGATAGAAG cgccCGAGATGAAGACGCATGCATGAGCACCAAAGAGAGGCGACAAATGTTCAG GTTGAGGGCTAGCCGGTCGGGTGCCAGCCGGCAGAGCAGCTCTGAGACGGAAACGCTGCCACGGCACGGAGATCCTCGTCCGTGGAGCAGCACCGACAGCTCAGACAGCTCTAACCAGCTCGCCCTGCGGCCTGCCATCACTAAggccagcagcttcagcagcatttcCCCCTGTCTAGTCCGGGGGGACAGCACGGCCAGCAGCAAGAGCACAGGGAGGCTCTCCAAGACAG gatCTGAATCATGCAGTAGCGTTGGCTCATCATCCAGCTCACTATCCCGTCCCCAGCTGGCTCTCCCAGTGTCAGGCTCATCCTGGTCCAACATATCTAGCGCACACTTAATCCATCCGGCTGCAGACACAAGGGGTTCTGCGCCCCCCGAGATGATCAAGAGTGTTCCCTCACAGCCACCAtctgctgcagacacaacaaACTATTTTGTGTTGCCACTGGACGCCTCAGGGATACCGCCCGGCAGCATTCTGGTCAGCCCACACACAG GCAAGCCTTTTATTCATCCTGATGGCAGCTCTGTAGTTTACGGCCCGGCCACCGTCGCTCCCGCTGCTGCTAGGAACCTACAGCCGGGTAAAAACCCCCAGCAGCCAATCCCTGCCCTAACACAGCAACAGCCATCCCATCACTTTCACTCACAG ccaatctgtcctcctctccagtTGTCCTCTGAGCCTGTCCACAACAAAATggtctcctgtcctcttcctcccccttttcctccttctcaGTTCCTGCCTATCTATCCTAACCAACAGTACACTGTG CCTGATGCCCTCAACACCCAGTTTAGTCACATGACtctggggcagcagcagccaactGAGAGTGTAACCCCTGCTCCCGACACCCGCCACTATCCCACTATTTACCATCACTCCCCTTCCTCCATGGTGCTGCagggagctgctcctcctccacatcaaCAGCAGGTGGCAGGCTATTTGGTGGCAGGGccaccaggaggacaccaaggTGCCCTGCAGGGTCAGCCTGTCACACTCCAGTCCCCAGGCCCAAATCATGTCTATCCTAGCTCCACCCCCGGCCCTGCTTCTTTTCAAGGGTCGACAATAAACCAACAGCTGCTACAGCAACATACTTACATCCAACAGCCCATCCAACAG ATGTCCACATGTTACTGCTCCTCCGCACACCACCCCCACTGccccagccagcagcagcagcagcagcagcattacagACCCCCCGTGAACTCTTTGTCCTATAACTGTCCTCAGAACCAAAACCTGTCCCACCATCAAG TCCACCAAGCTGTGATGCCAAACCCAGGATCCAGCTACCAGACCATTGTAGGCATGCAGCCAACCCCCAACCTCACTGTCACCGGCAACCAGCAAAGCAATATGGGCAACCAGATGCAAGGCATGATGGTCCAGTACCCGCCAGTGCAGTCCTATCAG CAGGTTTCTGTACCACAACAGACGTACCAGCAGCCAGTCTTGGTGTCCTGTCAGCCAGGACAGGGAGCAGTGGCTGTTGCTGGGGTGCAGCCCTGCTATGGTCTTCTTCCCTCCAACCAGCACACCACCATGAG TTCTACAGTAAGTTTCCTGCCAGCCCAAATGATGGAGTTTCCTCAAGCCATGTCTCCTTGTGTTTCCCATCAGCACCCAAGCCAGCAGTATGCAG ggttgttaCCCCCCACTCCCAATAGTGGGATGGTGATGCTACAAATGACAGCATCCCCCTGTCAGCAGCCGCGAGCCCCCTCCCCTAGTCAGCGAAAACAACCCAACCACAAACACCCAGGCAGCGATCTCCAGCGCACCCGCAGACCTGTCGAGTTCCCCCCGCCTTCAGACATCACCCAG AGCAGCTTGCCTATGTCTCCGGCACTCACCCCTTTTCCAGGCCAGCCACCCAGCATCAAGGGCCTGGCACCGGGCTTCTCCATCCCCATCATGGCCCATCACCACCACTCACCTCTACCAACAGCCTTCTACCACAGTGGACAAG GTGAAGCCCATTACTCTCTCCTGGGTCAACCTCTGCAGTACAAACCTTCCATCAGACCTCCATTGATCCACACTGCTCATGTGGTGGCCAAGCACCAG GGTCCTCTGGCGGTTTGGCACAGTGGTCAGGGAAGGAAGGCTAACAGAAAACCTCTTTCCTCAGATCTCAGCGTAG CAGTAAGCAGTCAGACCCTGGAAGTGACAGATCCTCTATAA